The DNA sequence CTGAGTATCTCGGTTCCCGCGGCCTGCTGACGTGAACCGAACTGTGCCGCGCGATACCACGACTCGACGCGACAAAACGCAGACTCGCTGGATCGACCTCCATCTGCACTCCACCGCATCGGACGGCGGCTATCCTCCATCCCGACTCGTCGAAATGGCGCACGCCCGAGGCCTGTCGGCCGTCGCGCTCACCGATCATGACACCGTCGCAGGCTGCGAAGAAGCGGCCGCTCGCGCAGCTCAGCTCGGCGTCGAATTCATTCCCGGAATCGAACTCGAAGCCGCTCATCCGCGTGGAGCGCTTCACATCCTCGGATATTTCGTCGATACCGCGTGCACGGCGCTGGCTGACCTGTCCGCGGCCGCCGTCCAACGTCGCGCCGAACGCAACAGGGAGATACTTGAGCGTCTTAGAGTCCTCGGAGTGAATCTGCCGCAGGACGTGATCGAGCCCGACGTACCCCGTCATGCCATCGGCCGGCCACATATCGCGCACGCACTTGTTCGCGCCGGACACGTTCGCGATTTCCGCACGGCGTTCAACGACTACCTGGCAGATGGCGCCCCCGCCTTCGTGCCGTTCATGCTGCCTGCTGCCGAGGCGGTCATTGCCGCGATTCGATCGGCCGGCGGCCTGGCATCACTTGCTCACCCCGTACGGCTGCGCTACGGATCGTCGCTCGAACTTCGCACGCTTGTAAAACGTCTGCGAGACGCCGGACTCGCGGCGATCGAGACGATCCATCCCAGCCATCTGCCGGTTCAAACGCGCGAATATCATCGATTGGCCGAGGAGTTGGGACTCGCTGCAACAGGCGGAAGCGATTTTCACCGCCTGCCGCCAAAGCAGGAACACGGTGTCGGCTTCGGCCGTGTGCGTGTGCCGTACGATCTGCTCGAATCGCTGCGCCGCGCTCGCACGTAAGAATAGTCGGAATTCAGCCAGGCTTTCGCTCAGCCGCGGCAACCGTGTTCTCCAGAAGCATCGCCACCGTAACCGGCCCGACACCCCCTGGCACCGGCGTGATCCGGGATGCCACGTTCACGACCTCATCAAACCGAACATCACCAACGGTGCGCAGTCGACTCGGGTCATCCACTGACGGAACGCGGTGTGTCCCAACGTCGATGACAATCGCGCCAGGTGACACATGCTCTGCACCAATTATCCCAGCCGCGCCCGCGGCAGCGAAGAGAATCTCCGCCCGTCGAGTATGTCCGGCAAGATCGCGCGTGCGCGTGTGGCATTGCGTAACCGTCGCATGCGCCGAAAGCAGCAGCATGGCCAGCGGCTTGCCGACGATGACACTGCGACCAATGACCACCGCCTCCTTGCCGGCAATCTCCACGCCGGTCGACTTCAAGCAGGCAAACGCCGCAGCCGCCGTGCACGGCACGAGCGCCGCGCGACCCATTGCGAGCAGCCCCAGATTCTTCGCGCCGACACCTTCGACGTCCTTCTCAGCCGCAATGGCCTGCTGTAGTGCAAACCCGTCGAGCGGTTTTGGCGCGGGCATATGAAGCATGATGCCGTTGACCGCCGGATCCCGGTTCAGATTCTCGATGGCCTGCCGGGCATCCGACTGACTCGCCGTTACCGGCAGATTCACGAGACGATATGCAATGCCGACGGCTGCGGCATTCTTTGCCTGCGACGCCGAATAGCTCATGGCGGCCGCATCCTGGCCAATGAGTATGGCCGCAAGCTGAACAGGCCGTCCCGCTTCACGAAGCGCGGCGGCACGCCTTGTCACCTCTTCGCGAATTCTCACCGCGATGGCCTTGCCGTCGATCAATTCCGCAGGCATTTCCTGATTAATCCTCCGCAAGCTTCGTCGCAGCCTTCGCAAGTTCCCGCATCGACGCAAAAGTCCAATCCGGAGTGACCGCCTCCGATGGCTGCTTGGTAGCGCCCCATCCTGACCGCCCTCGCCGCCGGTCGATCCACGCGGTCGATAAACCGAGCGCCTTAGCCGGCACATGATCGTGATACAGGCTCTGCGCGACATGAAGCCACTGCGGCCGCTTCAATCCCCACGATTCGATGATTTCCTCGGCAC is a window from the Phycisphaerae bacterium genome containing:
- a CDS encoding PHP domain-containing protein; its protein translation is MNRTVPRDTTTRRDKTQTRWIDLHLHSTASDGGYPPSRLVEMAHARGLSAVALTDHDTVAGCEEAAARAAQLGVEFIPGIELEAAHPRGALHILGYFVDTACTALADLSAAAVQRRAERNREILERLRVLGVNLPQDVIEPDVPRHAIGRPHIAHALVRAGHVRDFRTAFNDYLADGAPAFVPFMLPAAEAVIAAIRSAGGLASLAHPVRLRYGSSLELRTLVKRLRDAGLAAIETIHPSHLPVQTREYHRLAEELGLAATGGSDFHRLPPKQEHGVGFGRVRVPYDLLESLRRART
- a CDS encoding bifunctional 5,10-methylenetetrahydrofolate dehydrogenase/5,10-methenyltetrahydrofolate cyclohydrolase, with translation MPAELIDGKAIAVRIREEVTRRAAALREAGRPVQLAAILIGQDAAAMSYSASQAKNAAAVGIAYRLVNLPVTASQSDARQAIENLNRDPAVNGIMLHMPAPKPLDGFALQQAIAAEKDVEGVGAKNLGLLAMGRAALVPCTAAAAFACLKSTGVEIAGKEAVVIGRSVIVGKPLAMLLLSAHATVTQCHTRTRDLAGHTRRAEILFAAAGAAGIIGAEHVSPGAIVIDVGTHRVPSVDDPSRLRTVGDVRFDEVVNVASRITPVPGGVGPVTVAMLLENTVAAAERKPG